A region from the Vanacampus margaritifer isolate UIUO_Vmar chromosome 5, RoL_Vmar_1.0, whole genome shotgun sequence genome encodes:
- the LOC144051749 gene encoding uncharacterized protein LOC144051749 isoform X1, giving the protein MEPEQNHKRERQEDDEEDLASLCVPPTLSITEEILEFINQSRAREALVSMEQVLDPPSPHESNFTCPLPPVASSPEETLTLDPLQEEVETCQKRAAERQTAGWPKELASADVVHHEKVQNGVQAEEEELEEEIFDRRKTSEEGERENILTMPTPAAPPAEIPLSVLVMEDGEATGHLLEEEATDSSTNRDDSLSGSSGARPKRASALTRRDKRVIEKIRSYYEAAAELEEDQEAEDAGPEEDKETCSRTDRLVPSKPVKDSVALFTSDDQEEAQNEPVETETGHHVEITSPAGPAFPELLEDSHEHKGHVDAAISLADLEAKDRNFPDKSPNFTSMGDHENPNEVLVDLPSISVQPSEVEKEMEGGKGHVSNQQSDRELNDGAENRQEKENTWQEERNGTSKSLRLQSARTNETEWHRKESKEEKGSLKESSTTKSNAPQSHKTCTRSKHKVSKTSRTLEELPSQIQLGRGCRQSRIVSTNRALFEGLVSDITAIGLFEASPVVDPSLMENSERILSKVQTLASMYSAKAGTMKVPLHQQRAICVRNRNGPLTGLSSLSSQTQQTKCRQEVRKQTKWDVSSHGPDKKGDSPIDAKPRPKSDAQTKDQNNPNTQAKKQLHVPANAQMPCERQNDTKTGGKNQNHTMNQEDNKNLDALKKATPGEKPKSPCGLESHGFSLSRPRDFITALNKEHNCGRLDDKLESSVTAEARSAALLRTYSSQDKSSALRSELREEHVYADDTTSVNSVAEHSSRSSHVPHWKLSKDEDAQYKQDLPAAQDKHDPQFQIPAKHRKSTHQPSTDKHSLGSGLGYLTCTGRRHGDTSPGETIALSSAKNPTVPQQQTFFVQKPMECPRETLSLMGGRQPVVGVPRGSTKDDLPLINKSKCELNSFPQPTWKCLPDRKVPGPTLPIRPREGPSPLSSVQVESCTPMGESRDCVPKFTSQKPLDLQAISNTGKVHAGTSYQFRKPGQQGPGRPTSLPLISPPSGCCPPPRAVLDVFCQVEPSSPLMVTSDKERHLGTFGHASPSTISAPNHTPSSVSARASTCSSPSRFSSPFRVIPLSSSPPLANQGFVSPDTQSRTHPSFSAPASSPTHDSASSHISSKGAGLSSPMQPPSLRSPPCSSPVASSSTFTRSLAASCISQTLAKKNNGRHQVQSSHTPSPSSAPSLASSHLRRCSPSPRLSHGQEVPSAPASSHSVHGNPQCPPSPLRSTCPSSSAYSTLHSNSQNASSSPSSSSSPYRRANHIQPLSSTSSHHYDHSFSHKVDLPQNANNVSSPTSSKCDFSGESSSLGPQMVELANVSISIAAVQQTGDRLSFGSHNRIARPFSASEPNSRVQSPSPAVIPPSFTRLCSPPPQHNSASAMANKPPHPRCSRTGGASSHNPLGLTLKIPAAPSAILTSGPAGPQMISPPAIGVSLWTRNVTAPQARNPQLISPPRSFTSCSGLENATLSAPTSVLLHSSGAGSPHGHPNKPIVLQRSLSNLSDTSTSPVQREPGEPRSSWAERSHGIADTFDQRQSGLASPRSRWSPFGGSPSCLSPRGGLQSPASPRRFTPGRSDFGAEHLSSEPWLDGQPLANNYNGGDGFHASGTSAPVTPTSPLTSLSQSLRSSKAADCGENPQPEQGSCRSHLICAYVSRPPPEPNFAPPCVVPSSSPAARRQIYQAQLQSPPTGSQRTSYATTVNLQIAGSGRITSFSTAHVSVSQTPPDGAASGEIHSARRVSTNGLSHVSSALPHTYEQLFQTPSGHHQQT; this is encoded by the exons ATGGAACCGGAGCAGAACCACAAGCGGGAACGACAG GAAGACGATGAAGAGGATTTAGCATCGCTCTGTGTTCCTCCCACTCTGTCCATCACGGAGGAGATCCTGGAGTTCATCAACCAGAGCCGTGCCAGGGAGGCGCTGGTTTCCATG GAGCAGGTACTGGATCCGCCTTCACCTCATGAAAGCAACTTCACCTGCCCGCTGCCACCAGTTGCCTCCAGCCCGGAGGAGACGCTCACTCTGGACCCCCTGCAGGAGGAAGTGGAAACGTGCCAGAAGCGAGCCGCTGAACGGCAGACCGCGGGCTGGCCAAAGGAACTCGCAAGTGCTGACGTGGTCCATCATGAGAAGGTCCAAAATGGAGTGCAAGCAGAAGAGGAAGAGTTGGAAGAAGAAATCTTCGATCGTAGGAAAACGTCCGAAGAAGGCGAGCGAGAGAACATTCTCACCATGCCGACCCCAGCCGCACCTCCGGCGGAAATTCCTCTTTCCGTCTTAGTCATGGAGGACGGCGAGGCGACTGGTCACTTACTTGAGGAGGAGGCTACCGATTCCTCCACAAATCGAGATGACAGCCTAAGCGGCAGCTCGGGTGCGAGGCCGAAAAGAGCCTCTGCCTTGACCAGACGTGACAAGAGGGTCATTGAAAAAATCAGAAGTTATTATGAGGCAGCAGCTGAACTGGAAGAGGACCAAGAGGCAGAAGATGCCGGACCGGAAGAAGATAAGGAGACATGTAGTAGGACGGACCGTTTAGTCCCCTCAAAACCGGTGAAAGATTCGGTGGCACTTTTTACAAGTGACGACCAAGAGGAGGCTCAGAATGAACCTGTCGAAacggagactggtcaccatgtaGAGATCACTTCTCCAGCTGGGCCAGCCTTCCCGGAACTTTTAGAAGATTCTCATGAACATAAAGGACATGTTGATGCCGCCATTAGCCTCGCGGATTTGGAAGCCAAAGACAGAAATTTCCCCGATAAGTCACCAAACTTCACCTCGATGGGAGACCatgaaaatccaaatgaggTTCTTGTGGATCTGCCGTCAATCAGCGTCCAGCCTAGTGAAGTTGAGAAGGAAATGGAGGGAGGAAAAGGACACGTCAGCAACCAACAATCGGACCGAGAACTAAATGATGGAGCAGAGAACcgtcaagaaaaagaaaatacatggCAAGAAGAGAGAAATGGCACAAGTAAAAGTCTTCGTCTCCAGTCGGCAAGGACGAATGAGACTGAATGGCACCGAAAAGAATCAAAGGAAGAAAAGGGAAGTCTCAAAGAATCCTCAACAACTAAATCAAATGCTCCACAAAGTCATAAAACTTGCACTAGAAGCAAACATAAAGTGAGCAAGACCAGTAGAACCCTTGAAGAACTTCCAAGTCAAATTCAACTTGGACGAGGTTGCCGGCAGTCCAGGATTGTCTCAACTAACCGGGCCTTGTTTGAGGGCCTGGTGTCGGACATCACCGCAATCGGCTTATTTGAGGCCAGCCCTGTAGTGGACCCCTCGCTGATGGAGAACTCTGAGCGAATCCTCAGCAAAGTCCAGACTCTTGCCAGTATGTACAGTGCGAAGGCTGGCACCATGAAGGTGCCCTTGCATCAGCAACGGGCCATTTGTGTTCGCAACAGAAACGGACCTTTGACTGGGCTGTCTTCGCTTTCAAGTCAGACTCAGCAGACTAAATGTAGGCAGGAAGTGAGAAAACAGACAAAATGGGACGTCTCAAGTCATGGTCCTGACAAAAAAGGGGACAGTCCCATTGATGCCAAGCCCAGACCCAAATCTGACGCACAGACCAAAGACCAGAACAATCCCAACACTCAGGCCAAGAAGCAATTGCACGTCCCCGCTAATGCACAGATGCCATGTGAGCGCCAGAACGACACCAAGACCGGCGGCAAGAACCAGAATCACACCATGAACCAGGAGGACAATAAGAACCTGG ATGCCCTGAAAAAGGCGACGCCCGGTGAAAAGCCAAAGTCTCCCTGTGGACTCGAATCCCACGGATTCAGCCTGTCCAGGCCCAGGGACTTCATCACAGCGCTGAACAAAGAACACAACTGTGGCAGACTGGATGATAAACTTGAGTCATCCGTCACAGCAGAAGCAAGATCAGCGGCTTTACTAAGAACGTATTCAAGTCAAGATAAGAGCAGCGCCCTCAG GTCAGAGCTGAGAGAAGAGCATGTTTACGCAGACGACACGACATCTGTAAACAGCGTTGCGGAACACTCGAGTCGGTCTTCTCACGTACCACATTGGAAGCTTTCCAAAGACGAAGATGCTCAATATAAACAGGATTTACCAGCTGCGCAAGACAAACATGATCCACAATTCCAGATCCCTGCAAAGCATCGCAAGAGTACACATCAACCAAGCACGGATAAGCACAGCCTTGGCTCGGGGCTAGGATACTTAACGTGTACTGGACGCCGGCATGGAGACACAAGCCCAGGAGAGACGATCGCGTTGTCATCAGCAAAGAACCCGACGGTACCTCAGCAACAGACTTTCTTTGTCCAAAAACCCATGGAGTGTCCGAGAGAAACTTTAAGCCTCATGGGTGGGAGACAACCTGTCGTGGGTGTCCCCAGAGGCTCAACCAAAGACGATCTGCCATTGATTAATAAGAGCAAGTGTGAATTAAATAGTTTTCCACAACCAACATGGAAATGTTTGCCAGATAGGAAAGTTCCCGGGCCAACATTGCCGATACGACCGCGAGAGGGACCGAGTCCATTGTCGTCCGTGCAAGTCGAAAGTTGCACTCCAATGGGGGAGTCTCGTGACTGTGTGCCAAAATTCACCAGCCAGAAGCCTTTGGACCTCCAGGCCATTTCCAATACAGGGAAAGTCCATGCCGGCACTTCATACCAATTTAG GAAGCCAGGCCAGCAGGGTCCAGGACGACCTACTAGCCTGCCCCTCATAAGTCCCCCTTCAGGATGCTGCCCGCCCCCCCGAGCCGTGTTGGATGTGTTCTGCCAGGTGGAGCCATCAAGCCCCCTCATGGTCACAAGTGACAAGGAAAGACATTTGGGAACATTTGGCCACGCCTCTCCTTCCACCATTAGTGCTCCCAACCACACCCCATCCTCCGTTTCTGCTCGAGCATCCACATGCTCCTCACCATCGAGATTTTCCTCACCATTCAGGGTTATTCCGTTATCTTCCTCCCCCCCCTTAGCAAACCAAGGCTTTGTTTCTCCAGACACTCAATCCAGGACTCACCCAAGTTTCTCTGCTCCTGCGTCCTCTCCAACACACGACTCTGCTTCAAGTCACATTTCATCCAAAGGAGCAGGACTTTCTTCCCCGATGCAGCCCCCTTCCCTCCGCTCTCCACCTTGTTCCTCTCCTGTTGCGTCTTCCTCCACATTCACAAGATCGTTAGCTGCCTCCTGCATCAGTCAAACTTTGGCCAAAAAGAACAACGGCAGGCATCAAGTCCAAAGCTCGCACACGCCAAGTCCTTCATCTGCACCGTCCTTGGCATCCTCTCATCTTCGACGATGTTCTCCATCACCTCGGCTCTCTCACGGCCAGGAAGTTCCGTCTGCACCAGCCTCCTCCCATTCGGTCCATGGGAACCCGCAATGTCCACCATCTCCTCTCAGGTCCACTTGTCCTTCTTCTTCTGCCTACTCAACTTTGCACTCTAATTCTCAAAATGCTTCTTCTTctccatcttcttcttcttctccataTAGAAGAGCCAATCACATTCAGCCTCTGTCCAGCACGTCTTCTCATCATTATGATCACTCCTTTAGCCACAAGGTGGACTTGCCACAGAACGCCAACAACGTTAGCTCACCTACAAGTTCCAAATGTGATTTTAGCGGCGAGAGCTCCTCTCTCGGGCCACAGATGGTTGAATTAGCGAATGTTAGCATCAGTATCGCCGCCGTGCAACAAACTGGCGATCGTCTCTCCTTTGGGTCGCACAACCGCATAGCGCGGCCGTTTTCCGCATCCGAGCCAAACTCAAGAGTCCAGTCCCCGTCTCCAGCCGTGATCCCCCCTTCCTTTACGCGCCTCTGCTCTCCCCCCCCGCAGCATAATTCTGCCTCCGCCATGGCAAACAAGCCTCCCCACCCCAGATGCTCTCGGACTGGAGGGGCAAGTTCCCATAATCCTTTAGGTCTAACTCTAAAGATTCCTGCCGCGCCCTCAGCAATTCTCACAAGTGGACCTGCTGGCCCTCAAATGATCTCGCCGCCGGCTATCGGTGTGTCACTTTGGACTCGCAATGTCACAGCACCCCAAGCCAGAAACCCTCAATTGATCTCCCCTCCTCGCTCCTTTACTTCTTGTTCCGGTCTAGAGAATGCAACGCTTTCCGCTCCCACTTCTGTCCTACTGCACAGTTCCGGTGCTGGATCCCCTCATGGACACCCAAATAAACCTATCGTCCTACAGAGGTCTCTCTCTAACCTGTCAGACACCTCCACAAGTCCAGTTCAGAGGGAACCTGGCGAACCGCGTTCCTCCTGGGCCGAGAGGTCTCATGGCATCGCTGATACCTTTGACCAGCGGCAGTCTGGTTTGGCCAGCCCAAGGAGCAGATGGTCCCCCTTTGGCGGTTCACCATCTTGCCTCAGTCCTCGCGGTGGACTTCAGTCGCCAGCCTCTCCTCGGAGGTTTACCCCAGGGAGGAGCGACTTTGGTGCGGAGCATTTGAGCAGCGAGCCTTGGCTGGACGGGCAGCCGCTCGCCAACAACTATAATGGAGGTGATGGCTTCCATGCGAGCGGGACCTCGGCCCCCGTCACCCCGACTTCTCCGCTAACTTCCCTTTCGCAATCCCTCCGCTCCTCGAAGGCGGCGGATTGCGGAGAAAATCCGCAGCCGGAGCAAGGGAGCTGTCGCAGCCATCTGATTTGTGCCTACGTAAGCAGACCTCCGCCAGAGCCCAACTTTGCCCCGCCCTGCGTGGTCCCATCCTCGTCTCCAGCCGCCCGCCGCCAAATCTACCAGGCCCAGTTGCAATCGCCTCCGACCGGCAGTCAGAGGACGAGCTACGCCACCACCGTCAACTTGCAGATAGCCGGAAGTGGTCGGATCACTTCTTTCAGCACCGCCCATGTGAGCGTGAGCCAGACGCCGCCCGATGGCGCTGCCAGCGGAGAAATTCACAGCGCCAGACGAGTCAGCACGAATGGACTATCGCACGTTTCTTCTGCGCTTCCTCACACCTACGAGCAACTATTCCAAACGCCATCCGGCCATCATCAACAAACGTAA